The uncultured Trichococcus sp. DNA segment CAGGATTTCAGTTCCGTTTTCAGTCGTCAAACCAATAGCATGTTGTGTCGGGAACAAGAGTGTTACAGTTGCGTTTGCCGGAGCATAGACTTCACCGACAGTCGGACGGATCGCAATCCCTTTACCAAGTGCGCCAGTCGCAAAAGCTTCATCCGGCACATCTGACAAGAGAACCATTTCGCCGATCATTGGGCTAGCGACCAAATCTTTTTCAGCTGCTGCGCTCAAGTCTTTTTTCATTGCTTCAATGACTACAGAGTTTGTGTTCAGTGTTGTTTCTGCAGTTGTTGCAGTTGCAGTTTCAGTTTCTCCGTAAAGAACAGGAATTTTTGAGAAGAATACAAGGATGAATCCGGCAACAAGCCCTACTGCGCACACGATAAGGGAAGCCCAGAAGTTGAAGCTCATTGCACCGTTAGCATCCAAATAGCTAGGGAAAGCGAACACGCCCAAACCGCCCATACGGTAGCTTGTCAAATTGAAAATACCTGCCACGATACCGGAGATGGCACCAGCAATACAGCTCAATTGGAACGGACGTTTCATCGGTAAAGTAATACCGTAGATAGCTGGCTCAGTTACCCCGAACAACCCGGAAATGAAAGCCGGAATACTCAATTGTTTCACTTTTGCTTCTTTCGTTTTCAACATAATAGCCAATACCGCACCGGTCTGTGCAAAAGAAACACCTAATACAGTTGCCAATAATTGGTCATAGCCTTGCGTCGCCAAGTTGTTGATTGCGATCGGTACCAAGCCCCAATGCAAACCGAACATGACGAACACTTGCCAGCCGCCGCCCAAAACAGCGCCTGCGACGATCGGGCTCAAGTTATAGACAAATGATACTCCAGCTCCTAGCAACGTTGCAGCCCATGTGGAGAGCGGTCCGACAAACAAGATGGTCAATGGAACGACGATCAACAAAGTCGTGAAAGGCACCATGAACAATTTCACAACATCCGGAATGACTTTCTTCAAGACATTCTCAACTTTGGAACCCAGGAAAACAGCCAACAGAATCGGCACAACCGATGAAGCGTAGCTCATCATGATGACCGGCAAGCCCAAGAAGGTCATGAAGATTGGCGATTCAAAAATGGTACCAGCGAACAAAGTGTACAATGGATCAACACCCGCAGGATTGACCATGCCCGGATAGACCATTGCGGCTGCGACTGCCATCGCCGTAAAGCTGTTCATTTTGAAGTGTTTGCTGGCAGTATAAGCCAAGAAAATCGGCAGGAAGTTGAAGAATCCGTCACCGGCTGCTTGAATCAGGACATAGGCCCCATCAGTAGTCGACATGCCCGCAGCAACCAAAAATGCTGCCACACCTTTCAGCATCCCGGTTGCTGCCAAAGGTCCGAGGATCGGTTGGAAAATTTTTGAAATCATATCGATGAACTGATTGAACAAGCTGCCTTTCGGACCTTCGTCCTCCGCTTCCACTTCACCGCCGCCATTCAATCCGCCGACTGCATTGACTGCTGCGTATACGTCCGGCACGTGATTGCCGATGACGACTTGATACTGCCCGCCGCTTTGGATGACGGTAACGATGCCTTCGCGTTTTTTCAGGTATTCCGTGTCCGCTTTGCTTTCGTCAACCAATTTGAAACGCAGACGCGTGATGCAATGTGCCAAACTGCGGACGTTTTCTTTGCCGCCGATATGAGCCAAAATGTCTTTTGCTAATTCTTCATATTTCATGTTGTATCCCTCTTTTTCTGTTTTTTTTATAAAAAAAACCTAAATAGAGAGCACGGGAATTTCTTCCCTGCTGTCTACTTAGGTTTTGCCTGCTTTACCAGTAACAATCCTCTTGAGAGCATCTTAGGTATTTACTTTTGCTGCACAACCCGATGGATATGGATTGTGAGGTAAACAATTTCGTCGGTCCCGACCTGGAAATGATGGGCCCCTCCGACATAGGTCGATATTTTATTGGCACAGGTGTAGGCAGCCGGATAGTTTCCCTTCACTTGGTCCAACAAGAAAGTGTCCGGAGCCGTCTGGAAAACTTCCCCCATGACGACCCGCTGCGCAAAATACTGAAGATGGGTGTAGAACCGATTATAGGAAATCGATTCTTCATCGAAGGCGACTCCGAAATGCAGGCGGACGATGTTCAGGATGTCCTGAACGATCCGGG contains these protein-coding regions:
- a CDS encoding beta-glucoside-specific PTS transporter subunit IIABC; protein product: MKYEELAKDILAHIGGKENVRSLAHCITRLRFKLVDESKADTEYLKKREGIVTVIQSGGQYQVVIGNHVPDVYAAVNAVGGLNGGGEVEAEDEGPKGSLFNQFIDMISKIFQPILGPLAATGMLKGVAAFLVAAGMSTTDGAYVLIQAAGDGFFNFLPIFLAYTASKHFKMNSFTAMAVAAAMVYPGMVNPAGVDPLYTLFAGTIFESPIFMTFLGLPVIMMSYASSVVPILLAVFLGSKVENVLKKVIPDVVKLFMVPFTTLLIVVPLTILFVGPLSTWAATLLGAGVSFVYNLSPIVAGAVLGGGWQVFVMFGLHWGLVPIAINNLATQGYDQLLATVLGVSFAQTGAVLAIMLKTKEAKVKQLSIPAFISGLFGVTEPAIYGITLPMKRPFQLSCIAGAISGIVAGIFNLTSYRMGGLGVFAFPSYLDANGAMSFNFWASLIVCAVGLVAGFILVFFSKIPVLYGETETATATTAETTLNTNSVVIEAMKKDLSAAAEKDLVASPMIGEMVLLSDVPDEAFATGALGKGIAIRPTVGEVYAPANATVTLLFPTQHAIGLTTENGTEILIHVGMDTVQLDGEGFTSHVQQGDKVMAGQLLLEFDIDFIQKAGYEIITPIIVTNSNDYLDVLTTKEATLTDGDYLLTVIA